From the Lathyrus oleraceus cultivar Zhongwan6 chromosome 4, CAAS_Psat_ZW6_1.0, whole genome shotgun sequence genome, one window contains:
- the LOC127136166 gene encoding uncharacterized protein LOC127136166, which yields MVHGDSEDSDHLYTPPGSDDEDEGMKYPTYKSSQGMKFQLRMLFTNKEMIRDVVKDYVMENQKNVFIKKNDSKRIVVKCTDGCKFYMRFSKRISNQFWQVVTLIEDHTCHRTVENKSAKTKWLINKFSSILRHSPYMKPSSLRVEVVKRWGVKLIHDQVYRAKRKAMELVAVMETMCLKEFVCLEACKTGFAKTCRPLIGLDACFLKRDYGGKLMAAVGRDGNNQNFPISYVVVEAETKDSWQWFLSLLMPDLEGYSQRSYAFISYQQKGLVPVVQGISANMECILCVKHLYGNWKKKHPGLELKEVLWAAARAIIVPAWEREILRMKAMKEDAWKDMLDVPAFHWSRSHFRTYSKNDLQVNNMSEAFNKEILEHMEKPIITLLEGIKHYITKRMTRNLHLWTLTQTLCIQPMDHNCGIIGYINVHFGYVNVHFDSIDSIQYINVHFDSIFNISDNIISTL from the exons AAGAAATGATAAGGGATGTTGTCAAGGACTATGTCATGGAGAATCAGAAGAATGTATTCATTAAGAAGAATGATTCCAAAAGGATTGTGGTCAAATGCACTGATGGTTGTAAGTTCTACATGAGATTTAGCAAGAGGATTAGCAACCAGTTTTGGCAAGTCGTGACTTTAATTGAAGACCATACATGCCATAGGACTGTTGAAAACAAGAGTGCAAAGACAAAGTGGCTTATCAATAAGTTTTCAAGCATACTTAGACATAGTCCTTATATGAAACCATCAAGCCTCAGAGTTGAAGTTGTTAAGAGATGGGGAGTGAAACTAATACATGATCAGGTATACAGGGCAAAAAGGAAAGCAATGGAGTTAGTGGCTG TAATGGAAACCATGTGTTTGAAAGAATTTGTTTGTTTAGAGGCTTGTAAGACAGGGTTTGCAAAGACATGCAGGCCTCTTATTGGGTTGGATGCATGTTTCTTGAAAAGGGATTATGGTGGAAAATTAATGGCAGCAGTAGGGAGGGATGGCAATAACCAAAATTTTCCAATTTCATATGTTGTAGTTGAAGCTGAAACAAAGGATTCATGGCAATGGTTTTTAAGCCTTCTTATGCCTGATTTGGAAGGATACAGTCAGAGGTCCTATGCATTTATATCATATCAGCAAAAG GGACTAGTTCCAGTTGTTCAAGGCATCAGTGCCAATATGGAGTGCATATTATGTGTGAAGCATTTATATGGCAATTGGAAGAAGAAACACCCTGGATTGGAATTAAAGGAAGTGTTGTGGGCAGCTGCTAGGGCAATAATAGTTCCAGCATGGGAAAGGGAAATATTGAGGATGAAGGCAATGAAAGAGGATGCATGGAAAGATATGTTAGATGTCCCTGCTTTCCATTGGAGCAGATCACACTTCAGAACATATTCAAAGAATGACTTACAAGTGAACAACATGTCTGAAGCTTTCAATAAGGAAATATTAGAGCATATGGAGAAGCCTATTATCACTCTATTGGAAGGCATCAAGCATTACATCACCAAGAGGATGACAA GAAATCTACATTTATGGACACTTACTCAAACATTGTGTATCCAACCAATGGACCACAATTGTGGCAT TATTGGTTATATTAATGTTCATTTTGGTTATGTTAATGTTCATTTTGACAGTATTGACAGTATTCAGTATATTAATGTTCATTTTGACAGTATTTTCAATATATCAGACAACATTATCAGTACTTTATAA
- the LOC127136167 gene encoding uncharacterized protein LOC127136167, with protein sequence MLQESGFSHGSISSSHPKYVRKGGLDARLMITWTDANPGCHFYGCDIYKVQGFKKCNHFVWLDEDMNPRAKELISAILNNINEEKATIKSYKEKEEELKMKVNMLKKQLKINWMLLFVMLFAFVGTTLMKYVVG encoded by the exons ATGTTACAAGAATCCGGTTTCAGCCATGGAAGTATATCTTCAAGTCATCCTAAGTATGTACGCAAGGGTGGTTTGGATGCTCGATTGATGATAACATGGACAGATGCTAACCCAGGCTGTCATTTCTATGGATGTGATATCTATAAG GTTCAAGGTTTCAAGAAATGTAATCACTTTGTTTGGTTGGATGAGGATATGAATCCTAGGGCAAAAGAGTTAATATCTGCTATATTAAATAACATAAATGAAGAGAAGGCGACGATTAAATCTTACAAAGAAAAAGAGGAAGAATTGAAGATGAAAGTGAATATGTTGAAGAAACAGTTGAAGATTAATTGGATGTTATTGTTTGTTATGTTGTTTGCATTTGTTGGGACAACATTGATGAAATATGTTGTAGGTTAA